CTCGAAGGCAGCCGTCATTCCTTCGCTTTCGGCACTCCGGTGCTGGGCCAACTCGGCCTTGCCGCCGTCGACGACGTTCAGGCGACCGAGAAAAGTTCGGAAATCTTGGCGCGCGAGGGCCGCGCGATGGGCGTGCGCTGGTCCTTCACGCCAGTCATCGACATAAATGCCGCGTTCCGATCGCCGATTGTCGGTACACGGTCATATGGCTCCGATGTCAACAAGATTGAGCGGCACGCGGTTGCCCATGTTCACGGTCTCCAACGAAATGGTGTTGCCGCCACCGCAAAGCACTGGCCGGGCGAGGGATACGACGACCGCGATCAGCACCTCGTTACGACGACCAATCCGCTTTCCATGGACGAGTGGAAGGAAACCTTCGGTCGGCTCTATGGAACGTTGATCACCGAAGGCGTGTTGGCAATAATGAGCGGGCACATTTCCCTTCCGGCCTACATTCGATCGAAGATGCCAGATGCCGGGCTTGAAGCTTTCCGACCGGCCTCGGTTTCCCGGTTGCTGAACATTGATCTTCTCCGAGACGAACTCGCCTTCAATGGCATCATCGTCTCTGACGCGACACCCATGGGAGGGCTGTCCGCCTGGGGCCACCACCTCGATACGCTGCCTGATATCATCGCGAATGGCTGCGACATGATCCTGTTCAGCGATGAACCTGAAGAGGATATGGCAGCGGTCAAGGCTGCCGTCGAAGATGGGAAAATTACTCCGGAACGACTTGAGGAAGCGGTTCTTCGCGTGCTGGCGCTCAAGGCGCATCTCAAACTTTTTCAACCGTCAGATGTCCTCCCCGATGCGGCTGAAGCGCGCCATCTGCTTGCGCATCCAGACAATGTCGCTGCATCCAGGGAATACATCGGCCGCTCGCCCACGCTTGTGAAGGACGTCAATGGTATCTT
The nucleotide sequence above comes from Rhizobium indicum. Encoded proteins:
- a CDS encoding glycoside hydrolase family 3 protein, with translation MTIYDELRKAPFNLDDAAISWIRDVYASLDLDDKIGQLFTLIMIGTDEEDFKRIASLRPGGVTRFFTADLEFERRVISDLVAKSKVPPIISADLEGSRHSFAFGTPVLGQLGLAAVDDVQATEKSSEILAREGRAMGVRWSFTPVIDINAAFRSPIVGTRSYGSDVNKIERHAVAHVHGLQRNGVAATAKHWPGEGYDDRDQHLVTTTNPLSMDEWKETFGRLYGTLITEGVLAIMSGHISLPAYIRSKMPDAGLEAFRPASVSRLLNIDLLRDELAFNGIIVSDATPMGGLSAWGHHLDTLPDIIANGCDMILFSDEPEEDMAAVKAAVEDGKITPERLEEAVLRVLALKAHLKLFQPSDVLPDAAEARHLLAHPDNVAASREYIGRSPTLVKDVNGIFPLDPAKTKRVLLVDGGIIHPLMPQPLEFLLPALLRKEGFEVTIDRPDIVPTPDDFDLVLYALGDESLLVRGRIFVDWHRMGGGGLFKAMYRPWTNIPSVMISFGHPYHLYDAPRVPAYINAYSTMDSVQEAVVDCMLGRKPFLGTNPVDPFCGLEDARY